Proteins co-encoded in one Verrucomicrobiota bacterium JB022 genomic window:
- a CDS encoding methyl-accepting chemotaxis protein, whose protein sequence is MKLQNKILLAAAVTVVVTIVSAIGTVYFIARENRVHEAQKTMQGMVIDAGKVRANMEELHRSGVIDLPAVVARTQAERPEVPIRDFYHETPLYTSIPIVATWTSIGRAAEEKGYDFRVVARPDLPARNEAYQAKAEDLPYFEQFAQGAESVFEEDKANERLVFAYPVTLTKGCLQCHGNPAQSASGDGKDLLGFPMEGMQVGDLKGAFIISAPLHDSAAVLDDIQHISLSGAVVLLVALVSFAYFNRRFIERPLVAAIEKMYNATRETSLATSEINRSTQDLADGASRQAAALEQTTASLEEMSSVTTRNAQSAQESSRLTSEARQAAQTGAADVERMTQAMADIQASSDNIARIVHSIDEIAFQTNMLALNAAVEAARAGEAGAGFAVVAEEVRSLARRSAQAARETSTLIEESVNRSRRGTEISSTLGASLQEIVRKVASVDTIVREISTASTEQKNGITQISQAMHDIDAITQSSAAMAEENAAASEELSRQVEALTESVEALEALTGLQLSQAHATPVKVAAAAPRKQPTKVLIQEEEAPLEFDHVEREHEKAPLFTGR, encoded by the coding sequence ATGAAGCTTCAAAACAAGATCCTGCTGGCGGCCGCTGTGACGGTCGTCGTCACCATCGTGTCTGCCATCGGCACGGTGTATTTCATCGCTCGGGAGAACCGGGTGCATGAGGCCCAAAAGACGATGCAGGGCATGGTGATCGATGCAGGAAAGGTGCGCGCCAATATGGAAGAGCTGCACCGCTCGGGCGTGATCGACTTGCCGGCGGTGGTGGCGCGGACGCAGGCGGAGCGGCCGGAGGTGCCGATCCGGGATTTTTACCACGAGACGCCGCTCTACACCTCGATCCCGATCGTGGCGACGTGGACGTCCATCGGCCGCGCAGCCGAGGAAAAGGGGTATGACTTTCGCGTGGTGGCGAGGCCGGACTTGCCGGCGCGCAACGAGGCTTACCAGGCCAAGGCGGAGGACTTGCCGTATTTCGAACAGTTTGCCCAGGGGGCCGAATCGGTTTTCGAGGAAGACAAGGCCAACGAGCGGCTCGTCTTCGCTTACCCGGTAACGTTGACCAAGGGCTGCCTGCAGTGCCATGGCAACCCTGCGCAAAGCGCCTCGGGCGATGGCAAGGATTTGCTGGGCTTCCCGATGGAGGGGATGCAGGTGGGCGACTTGAAGGGGGCCTTCATCATCAGCGCCCCGTTGCACGACAGCGCGGCGGTGTTGGACGATATCCAGCATATTTCCCTCTCCGGCGCGGTGGTGTTGCTGGTGGCACTCGTATCGTTCGCTTACTTTAACCGTCGCTTTATCGAGCGCCCGCTGGTGGCGGCGATCGAGAAGATGTACAACGCCACGCGGGAGACTTCGCTGGCGACTTCGGAGATCAACCGCTCGACGCAGGATCTGGCGGACGGCGCATCTCGTCAGGCGGCCGCGCTGGAGCAGACGACGGCTTCGCTGGAAGAGATGTCGAGCGTGACGACGCGCAATGCCCAGAGTGCGCAGGAGTCTTCGCGCCTGACGAGTGAGGCGCGCCAGGCGGCCCAGACGGGGGCGGCCGATGTGGAGCGTATGACGCAGGCGATGGCCGACATCCAGGCATCGAGCGACAACATCGCCCGCATCGTGCACTCGATCGACGAGATTGCTTTCCAGACCAACATGCTGGCGCTCAATGCCGCCGTCGAGGCCGCCCGGGCGGGGGAGGCAGGCGCGGGGTTTGCGGTCGTGGCCGAAGAAGTCCGCAGCCTGGCCAGGCGTAGTGCGCAGGCGGCCCGCGAGACTTCGACGTTGATCGAGGAATCCGTCAACCGCAGCCGCCGGGGCACGGAGATCAGCTCGACCTTGGGCGCAAGCCTGCAGGAGATCGTGCGCAAGGTGGCGTCGGTCGATACCATTGTGCGCGAGATTTCGACGGCTTCGACCGAGCAGAAGAATGGCATCACCCAGATCAGCCAGGCCATGCACGACATCGATGCGATCACGCAGTCCAGCGCCGCAATGGCGGAGGAAAACGCGGCCGCATCCGAGGAGTTGAGCCGCCAGGTGGAGGCGTTGACGGAGTCGGTCGAGGCTTTGGAAGCGTTGACGGGGCTGCAGCTCTCGCAAGCACACGCGACTCCGGTGAAGGTGGCGGCAGCGGCCCCGCGCAAGCAGCCGACGAAGGTGCTGATCCAAGAGGAAGAAGCCCCGCTGGAGTTCGACCACGTGGAGCGTGAGCACGAAAAAGCCCCGTTGTTCACGGGGCGATAA
- the hisH gene encoding imidazole glycerol phosphate synthase subunit HisH → MNVSAQRKPDLAVIDYGMGNLRSVLRAWEKVGGAPRLVDHPDDIGAADALIFPGQGAIVDAMRRLQQTGFDRVIRDWTEADRPFFGICLGQQALFSHSEEGDVACLGILPGEVTRFRFPQDRSLKVPHMGWNAVEWRLRLPADESLAPAGDQFYFVHSYYTAPSQPEVVWGRTEYGGLEFCSAVNRGRLYATQFHPEKSQAKGLALYQGFLQSL, encoded by the coding sequence ATGAACGTTTCCGCACAACGAAAGCCGGATCTGGCTGTGATCGACTATGGCATGGGCAACCTGCGCAGCGTCTTGCGCGCATGGGAAAAAGTGGGCGGTGCGCCCCGCCTCGTCGACCATCCAGACGACATCGGGGCCGCCGATGCGCTGATCTTCCCCGGCCAAGGAGCCATCGTCGACGCCATGCGCCGCCTCCAGCAGACCGGCTTTGACCGCGTGATCCGCGACTGGACGGAGGCCGACCGGCCCTTCTTCGGCATCTGCCTCGGCCAGCAGGCCCTCTTCAGCCACTCCGAAGAAGGCGACGTGGCCTGCCTCGGCATTCTCCCCGGCGAAGTGACGCGCTTCCGCTTCCCCCAAGACCGCAGCCTCAAGGTGCCGCACATGGGCTGGAACGCCGTCGAGTGGCGCCTGCGCCTGCCGGCCGACGAGAGCCTTGCGCCCGCCGGCGATCAGTTTTACTTTGTCCACAGCTACTACACCGCCCCCTCACAACCCGAGGTAGTGTGGGGCCGTACCGAATACGGAGGTCTGGAATTCTGCAGCGCCGTGAACCGCGGTCGCCTCTACGCGACCCAGTTTCACCCCGAAAAAAGTCAGGCCAAAGGACTGGCCCTCTACCAGGGCTTCCTGCAAAGCCTCTAA
- a CDS encoding citrate synthase, whose protein sequence is MPTPSDAQPSPSSLTGQPVAKITLEGQEYTYPVLVGTEGEKAIDTRKLRADTGYITFDEGYGNTGSCLSNITFIDGEKGILRYRGYPIDQLAEGASFLSAAYLIIYGELPTQDQLDGFRDKVRENANLHEDFKHHFQGFPPNSHPMAVLSSMLNSLGCYYPEMSSNDREKDLATFDAAAALLISKVRTIAAMTFRMHQGMPFVYPRRDLRYVENFLHMMFTEPYSLYEPIPEVTRALDLFLLLHADHEQNCSTSTVRMVASGGANLFASVSAGVCALWGPLHGGANSAVIRMLSDIHASGDDGSRFIEAAKNGKARLMGFGHRVYKNFDPRAQIFAKAAEDLLKALGKKDPLLDIAKRLQEAALEDPYFIDRKLYPNVDFYSGIVLRAIGIPVDMYTVMFAIGRMPGWIANWREVTETSKRIHRPRQIYTGHTKRDFQAMEERNAYHR, encoded by the coding sequence ATGCCCACCCCTTCAGACGCACAACCGTCCCCCTCTTCGCTCACCGGCCAACCCGTCGCCAAGATCACCTTGGAAGGGCAGGAATACACCTACCCCGTGCTCGTCGGCACGGAAGGCGAAAAGGCAATCGACACCCGTAAGCTACGCGCCGACACCGGCTACATCACCTTCGACGAAGGGTACGGCAACACGGGCTCCTGCCTCAGCAACATCACCTTTATCGACGGCGAAAAGGGTATCCTCCGCTATCGCGGCTACCCCATCGACCAGCTTGCCGAAGGCGCCTCCTTCCTCTCCGCCGCCTACCTCATCATCTACGGCGAGCTGCCGACGCAGGACCAGCTCGACGGCTTCCGCGACAAGGTGCGCGAGAACGCCAACCTGCACGAAGACTTCAAGCACCACTTCCAGGGCTTCCCGCCCAACAGCCACCCGATGGCCGTGCTCAGCTCCATGCTCAACAGCCTGGGCTGCTACTACCCCGAGATGAGCAGCAACGACCGCGAAAAAGACCTCGCGACCTTCGACGCCGCCGCCGCCCTCCTCATCTCCAAAGTGCGCACCATCGCGGCCATGACCTTCCGCATGCACCAAGGCATGCCCTTCGTCTACCCCCGCCGCGACCTCCGCTACGTGGAAAACTTCCTCCACATGATGTTCACGGAGCCCTACAGCCTCTACGAACCCATCCCGGAAGTCACCCGCGCGCTCGACCTCTTCCTCCTCCTGCACGCCGACCACGAGCAAAACTGCTCCACCTCCACCGTGCGCATGGTCGCCAGCGGCGGCGCCAACCTCTTTGCCAGCGTCTCGGCCGGCGTCTGCGCCCTCTGGGGCCCCCTCCACGGCGGCGCCAACTCGGCCGTGATCCGCATGCTCAGCGACATCCACGCCTCGGGTGACGACGGCAGCCGCTTCATCGAAGCCGCCAAGAACGGCAAGGCCCGCCTCATGGGCTTCGGCCACCGCGTCTACAAGAACTTCGACCCGCGCGCTCAGATCTTCGCCAAAGCCGCCGAAGACCTCCTCAAAGCCCTCGGCAAGAAAGACCCGCTGCTCGACATCGCCAAGCGCCTGCAGGAAGCCGCGCTCGAAGACCCCTACTTCATCGACCGCAAGCTCTACCCCAACGTCGACTTCTACAGCGGCATCGTGCTGCGTGCCATCGGCATCCCCGTCGACATGTATACCGTCATGTTTGCCATCGGCCGCATGCCCGGCTGGATTGCCAACTGGCGCGAAGTTACCGAGACGAGCAAGCGCATCCACCGCCCCCGCCAGATCTACACCGGCCACACCAAGCGCGACTTCCAGGCCATGGAAGAACGCAACGCCTACCACCGCTAA
- a CDS encoding alpha/beta hydrolase, which translates to MKTSFLAFALLLLICSPQYLAAEETIPLGNAGPEAAKTEIVTRMHGSEVVRNVTQPSLLAYRPEKPNGTAVVVAPGGALMFLAINHEGRWLAQWLQKRGITAFVLKYRTIPTPTEHEAFEREMGQLFGGDRNPDTLARIHEQSLLSVADGQAAIAHIRQHAQEYAIDPHRIVMIGFSAGGAVTAGTALQPDAETRPDYAALIYGAPSLADPEKVRLQWDQSPPVFMAVAADDGLVASSQIPFYQKLRAHDIQAELHIYAEGNHGFGMYEKGTTSDHWKDAFYWWLQAHQLADQPLYPATE; encoded by the coding sequence ATGAAAACCTCCTTCCTGGCCTTCGCGCTGCTGCTCCTGATCTGCAGCCCCCAATACCTCGCCGCCGAAGAGACCATCCCCCTGGGCAACGCCGGCCCCGAAGCCGCGAAAACCGAAATCGTCACCCGGATGCACGGCTCCGAAGTCGTCCGCAACGTCACGCAGCCCAGCCTGCTTGCCTACCGACCGGAAAAACCCAATGGCACCGCCGTGGTCGTCGCTCCCGGCGGCGCGCTCATGTTCCTCGCCATCAACCACGAAGGCCGCTGGCTGGCCCAATGGCTGCAAAAACGCGGCATCACCGCCTTCGTCCTCAAATACCGAACCATTCCCACCCCCACCGAACACGAAGCATTTGAACGCGAGATGGGGCAGCTTTTTGGCGGTGACCGCAACCCCGACACGCTCGCGCGCATTCACGAGCAATCGCTGCTCAGCGTGGCCGACGGGCAGGCCGCGATCGCGCACATCCGCCAGCACGCCCAGGAATATGCGATCGACCCACACCGCATCGTCATGATCGGCTTTTCCGCTGGCGGGGCCGTAACGGCAGGAACCGCTCTCCAGCCCGACGCCGAAACCCGCCCAGACTACGCGGCACTGATCTACGGTGCCCCCTCACTCGCAGACCCGGAAAAGGTGCGCCTGCAGTGGGACCAGTCTCCCCCCGTCTTCATGGCCGTAGCAGCCGACGACGGCCTCGTCGCAAGCAGCCAGATCCCCTTCTACCAAAAATTACGCGCGCACGACATCCAGGCCGAGTTGCACATCTACGCCGAAGGGAACCACGGCTTCGGCATGTATGAAAAGGGCACCACCAGCGACCACTGGAAAGACGCCTTTTATTGGTGGCTCCAGGCGCATCAACTGGCCGATCAACCCCTTTACCCAGCCACCGAATAA
- a CDS encoding TM2 domain-containing protein: MDAEQWFWRSWCALGAALLAVLPVGGLQAVLALLGMWQELQVSEVDDKVALMASHLAPALQTAWIGLWTWHLGLLVLAFGFGFLRRRFPRRLSYGRESGLRYGFTLFLCLVLGQVGAHRFYVGRWGSGLVYVVLCALALVAFRWPSPWAFAFSATCLPGLLLWRAVDLVRVANERFRDAGGGYVMMRANRPVVPASAIPSF; the protein is encoded by the coding sequence ATGGACGCGGAGCAATGGTTTTGGCGCAGTTGGTGCGCCTTGGGTGCGGCTTTGCTGGCAGTGTTGCCGGTGGGGGGGCTCCAGGCCGTCCTGGCCTTGCTCGGTATGTGGCAAGAGCTGCAGGTGAGCGAGGTGGATGACAAGGTGGCGCTGATGGCCTCGCATCTGGCCCCGGCTTTGCAGACCGCGTGGATTGGGCTCTGGACGTGGCACCTCGGTCTGCTGGTGTTGGCCTTCGGTTTTGGCTTTCTGCGGCGCCGCTTTCCGCGTCGGCTCAGCTATGGGCGCGAGAGCGGGCTGCGCTATGGTTTTACATTGTTTCTCTGCCTCGTGTTGGGGCAGGTGGGGGCGCACCGTTTTTACGTGGGCCGCTGGGGCTCGGGGCTGGTCTATGTGGTGCTTTGTGCGCTGGCCTTGGTCGCCTTTCGGTGGCCGTCGCCTTGGGCGTTCGCTTTCAGCGCGACTTGTCTGCCTGGCTTGTTGCTGTGGCGGGCGGTAGACCTCGTGCGCGTGGCCAACGAGCGCTTCCGCGATGCGGGGGGCGGGTATGTGATGATGCGGGCCAATCGACCGGTAGTGCCGGCTTCGGCGATCCCTTCGTTTTGA
- a CDS encoding hydrogenase nickel incorporation protein HypA: MLDLSTFFALLVGGCLLGIAALWLYYDRRDHEYYDLLRQRHAFHCVKCGTLYSLRQHEEVGKCPTCGFQNQRLRF, translated from the coding sequence ATGCTGGATCTCAGCACATTTTTTGCCTTACTGGTGGGCGGCTGTCTCTTGGGGATAGCCGCCCTTTGGCTGTACTACGATCGCCGCGACCACGAGTATTACGACTTGCTGCGCCAGCGGCATGCCTTCCACTGTGTGAAGTGCGGCACGCTCTACAGCCTGCGGCAGCACGAGGAGGTGGGCAAGTGCCCTACGTGCGGGTTCCAGAACCAACGGCTGCGCTTTTGA
- the rplQ gene encoding 50S ribosomal protein L17, which yields MRHRNHRFILGRKKEHREALIANLAAALLRHGKIQTTLVKAKALRPFVERIISMAKRAKQAPTPERALYLRRLAIARVRDKEAIAMLFNEKVDEFMNRPGGYTRIYKLGQRRGDAAEMALIQLISADDEGYSKSRKKGSAKPKAVKAASEEAAPVATAEAETVATAEEAPAEASAEEKKAE from the coding sequence ATGCGTCACCGTAATCACCGTTTTATCCTCGGCCGCAAGAAGGAACACCGCGAGGCGCTCATCGCCAACCTCGCCGCCGCCCTGCTGCGCCACGGCAAGATCCAGACCACCCTCGTGAAGGCCAAGGCCCTGCGCCCCTTCGTCGAGCGTATCATTTCGATGGCCAAGCGCGCCAAGCAGGCGCCGACGCCGGAGCGCGCGCTTTACCTGCGCCGCCTCGCCATCGCCCGGGTGCGCGACAAAGAGGCCATTGCCATGCTCTTCAATGAGAAGGTTGATGAATTCATGAACCGCCCGGGTGGCTACACCCGTATTTACAAGCTTGGCCAACGCCGCGGCGACGCTGCCGAAATGGCGCTGATCCAGCTCATCTCGGCCGACGACGAAGGCTACAGCAAGAGCCGCAAGAAGGGCTCCGCCAAGCCGAAGGCCGTGAAGGCCGCTTCCGAAGAGGCTGCCCCGGTGGCCACGGCGGAAGCCGAAACGGTCGCGACGGCCGAAGAAGCTCCGGCGGAAGCATCCGCCGAAGAAAAGAAGGCGGAGTAA